The segment GGTGGGGTAACACGCCGGCCGTGTCTGCACATGGCCGTGTCACTTGATGGGCCTCGTGTCCCATGGCCACCCCCAGGGAAAATGGGACCAGCCCCCCCCTCCGAGCGCTTCCAGCTGGATGGAGCCCAGATAAAGGGAGCAAAGGGGCCACCCAGCACCCATGGCGGGTGGGAACGCCTCCTGGGTGGAGGAGCGGAGGCGCCCGGCGCTGCCTGCCCGTACATGCGCCCGGCGTGGGGGCGGCGGGTCCCGGCAGACGGCGGAGGCACCGATGGAGCCGCGGTGGCAATACCAGTTCCGGGTGATCATGCTGGGGGACTCAACGGTGGGGAAATCCTCGCTGCTGCGGCGCTACACCGAGGGCGTTTTCCTGGACGCCGTCAATGAGACGGTGGGGGTGGACTTCTACGTCCAGTTCGTGGAGCTGGAGCCGGGGCTGCGGGTGAAGCTGCAGTTCTGGGACACGGCCGGGCAGGAGCGGTTCAGGTGGGTCCAGCCCTGGCccgtggggtggggaggggtgaTGGAGCCAGGCATCCCCTTggatttggggtgctgggggtgatTCCCAACCCCGGGGAGAACCTGGGTAGGGCTGTGTTCCCGCCGGTCCCTTTGCTGGAGGAGCCCCATGGGTGAGGAACCACGATGCCCAACACCGGGCAGGCTGCAGGGGCCCGGATGCACCAAAGccaggggtgtccccagggacaGGAGCCTTGGTCCCGCCCTTGCTCCAGCTCCAAAGGGGGTacgggacaccccccccccccccaagccccccctctgcccccccctcggctgcagagggctgggggaggaggcTGGGAACCCACTGGGAGCTGGGAAAGCATCTTCCTCAGCTCAGCTGCCAGGAGCCGTCACACCtcagtgctggggctgctcaCCGCCGGCCCGGCTGGGGACGTGGCTGCAGGGGACGGGAGAGCCCCGGGGACGTGGCTGCAGGGGATGGACGAGCTTTGGTGGCCGAGCAGGGACAGAGCTGCTGGCCCACTTGCTGATACAGCCAACAGGACGCTTATCCTCCCGCCTACGGCGGCTTGGGAGCAGTGTGCCCGTTCCAGGGGCAGGACACGGCTGGGGCCGCTCTGCAGGCGGGGGAGATGCTGCCCGAGGGGGACAGGGGCGCCCCGGGGGCTGCTCACCCCCCTTCTCTTTGCGCCCCAGGTCCGTGACTCGCTCCTACTACCGCAACTCGGCCGGGGGGATGCTGCTGTTCGACCTCACCAACCGCGCGTCCTTCGAGAGCGTCCGGCGGTGGCACCGGGAGGTGACGGACACGATCC is part of the Balearica regulorum gibbericeps isolate bBalReg1 chromosome 22, bBalReg1.pri, whole genome shotgun sequence genome and harbors:
- the LOC142604811 gene encoding ras-related protein Rab-39B-like; the protein is MEPRWQYQFRVIMLGDSTVGKSSLLRRYTEGVFLDAVNETVGVDFYVQFVELEPGLRVKLQFWDTAGQERFRSVTRSYYRNSAGGMLLFDLTNRASFESVRRWHREVTDTIQPFHIVFLLVGHKSDLAGQRRVGRKEAEKLAASLGVQYVETSAKDASNVVQAFQTLTLAIYQALQTGRLAPTEAWDGVKSSVPLPAPLKTRAPGKGEKQKRCSC